CAGCTTGCCCCACTTTTTATCTCTCCTTTTTCCTCTCGCAAGCGCGCCTACTCCTCCCGCACACGGTTGCAACGCCCCTgttttctatttcattttttgcctTTCACGTTCTCatttctgttttagttttttcttctttaaatttaTTCGTGATTTCCAGAAGAACAATATTTCAAAAAAAGTCTTGAAAAATATAAACTGTTTCGGAAAATCATAAAATGATCAtgatttaaaaaaattgttcacgtATCATAAAAAACTATCACGATTTCAAATAAATTTTCAGgaaataaaaatgttcatgatttttttaaaatatcCATTATTCAGAACATATTAGGGAATTTAAAAAATGTCCATTAAAGTTTGGAATatgttcaaaaaaattaaaacagatccataaataatgaacataaCGAACCGTCGTAGGAGATCTGTAGGGGTCGCTTCATGATTGTATTCAGTCCCTCGATTTGGATAAAAAAAGTTTTCCATGTCTTGTACAACGCTGAGCCCTCAAAAGTTGACACGACTTTCTATGAGTTAATTTTTATAAGCTATATAAAAATGACTAAATTTCTATTTTTCCTTCATACACAGCTATATTTTTTTGGTACCACATTACTGATTATTATAAACACCACTACGCTAGGTCAAGGCGAGGCACTCACCCATCAGTCTAGCTCAGGCAGTGTCCATCAATGCAGTTTGCTCACCGACATTTTTTCGTTATGACGCGTTAGAAAATCAAGTCGTGATGAGACCatcacattttttatttttaaatgaCTTTTTAAAAGTCCCTTATCTCATCATGACATCACTCAGACATACTTTATGAAATTACATTCTAAAAGTCCTTATCTCATCCTGGCATTTGGTTCAGAATTTTTTTTATATCTATCGCACGTGCATAATCTAATagcttttctcccgttgcaacgcacgggcatatttgctagtaaaGGAACAAGGTTATAGATAGCAACTATCCAGGACCGACTATAGGTCAGGCGCCTGAAATAAGATCTAGTGCCAGTCACTTTCTTTATGCACCATCCTTTTCCCACCCGACGATTGTAAACGAATCAAGACACTatttatcttcttcctcctcgcgacgccccCGACCTGCCCCGCTCTAACCACCGATCTCCACCACCCTAAGATAGATGGTGGGGCAATGGCTTCTCCGACGAGGTTATTTCTACTTTGGTGAGGTTGGAAGGAAGGACATATGGAAGGAAGAGGTGATTGACGGCTGAAACAATTTTTAGGTACCTGATAAATAGCAAAAACTATAACTATCCTGCAGACATGCACTTTGCAACAACATAGGTTGTTGTTAATGAATGTTTTGCTTGAAACAATTCAAACTGGCGTATCTTTTCATAACCTTATTTTCAATAAGAGTAGATGCATAGTAAACTAATGTTTTTTATGTAGGAAAAAGTGCGACGACCCTCATTTTCTCGATCCTACAAGCTCGTCCACATCATTGTTTAGATCTAATCTCAACACCCAACACAACAAGGCCACTCTTGTATCCTCCGGTTGTCTGCATTAGGCCGACAGACACCTCGCCATCGCCGCCTTCCTCGTTGTAGAACTCACCCAGCTCGACCTCCATCCAGCAGTCAGCCCTTCTCCAAGGGAGCACAATCTTGTCCTTGAGATGAATTGCGCCAGTAACGCGACTGCGCTTGCAAGGCCGCCAATTTTCCTCCCAGCTAGACCTCCAAATATGTTTGCGAGTCACCCCGTCATCCCCAACCTCCATGTAGCCTTGCAGGCAAACTTTCCGTGTTGAACGATACCATCCAATGCCGACTGACGCCACCTGAAACGGATAATCCAGCTTGTTGAACCCACTATCTGCCAGCTTGAACACCATGTAAGTGGCGTATGCCGAGTTCTGCGAGAGCATCCTACATTGCATCTTGGCACAGATTTCCAACCACGAAACCTTGCGGAGCCTGACTGCTTCCGAGAACCTGCCGAAGAAGTTTGTGGTAATGAGGACGAGGCGTTGAGCCCGGGAATGAACAGTAAATTCAccaaaaaaaagtaaataaattaaAAAACCTTCAAATTTTTTGTAGTGAAAGATGCTTGAGTTCGTAATGTACGTGCAAAAATTCAGCGCATTTGAACATCTGTTCACAGGGTGTAGATGAGGTCGGGAACTGATATTCGGTGGTAATGATTAGTAATATATTCATGTCATCTCATAGCAATGCTATACTAGTATATCAAATTTATCGTGAAAATAAAAATCCAACGGAAAACTAATTGGCCCCCAAAACACCACACAATTGAAAAGGAGGCTCGATCGAACCTCTCGTTTCCTTGCATCTCGTCGCTGCGGAGGTGGATCCATTGCCAGGAGGCGGGCGTCTCGCCCCGCGAAATATGCAGCGCCCTCGCCGAAATCAGGAAGCACTTGGCGCCCGTGGCCCTGTCCAGCCGCATGCTCTGCGCAAAGCAACGAGCGAGCCAACCGTACGGGGGATTAGTTCATCGCCCACCCGATTCCGATCAATCGGAAGCGAGCAGAGAAATCAAGAGGGCACGGGGAGTCTGTCATCGATGCGTACCACGAGCTTGCATGGCAGGAGGGCCGGGGTGACGGAGAGGCGCCGGAACAGCGCCTTCTTGGACGGCGGCGCGTGGGGGAGCTCGCCCTCGGCGACGAGCAGCGGGAGGTCGCggtgttagaattaatgggctaggtccatagtaatttctgaaatctcaaagcccatgtgtaaaatggcaagtggtggtgctaagtttagtcccaccttagaagttgaagaagagttggacctctttatatagtgggttctctccatcactctaagtggtgtgtgagaagagaaagggaaaaccacacgcgcgcgctcgctcgcctggcCGGGGCCGGGGCCGTAATGGTTCGCcaaaatccggtccgtctccttgcaggagcgcagcttccttttgccgttttattttcatgtcttggcagacaagtttttgatttcttgtccggtaagtatacgaattagaaaccgagtcggtttgggattgtggtcgcgacacaataccgcctctggtcctaatgtatatacagctaccggctgcggccagagacacaccgaaaaacacctagggttttgcctcatctcacaacttgcgctgccatcgtagtctactccatcccaaacgccggcgtgcatcggcgcgtgggagagcaggtctccggaaccgttcgtctttgcgatcctgcaccgggagaggacgaattaggtttttgggaagcgctgtgcgcgactgctcaaattcgtcatcacgggtcgtcttccgtccaagtcgggcggtgctactcatcgtcgtattcatcgccgtcagcagcagatcgtcgccaacatcgtcatcaacactgtcgcacccataatagctaacaatcagtacgtccaacatcctctgttcatgtctgtttctacagctattgttacgtgtttgctgctgttatgcatgtcttgctgttcttctagtttgctagattattgcatgctagtatctcttctagtcatgaattatttactggaattaatcatgaacttgcctaatattccaacaatccaaaaacctaattataggcaatttcctgagttaactatggctggattcgctgatgcactgaggccggataagtttaccggtgtgcactttaagaggtggcaggtgaagaccacgctctggcttactgctctgaaagttttccacgctagtgttggtgctccagagggaatgaccgacgaagatcggagaaaattccaggaagccaatactatgtttgtgggatgcattctgagtgttcttactgaccgtctgtgtgatgtgtacatgcacataaacgacggaaaaattctgtgggatgcactgaatgcaaaattcggtgcaacagatgcaggcagtgaactgtacatcatggagagttttcatgactacaagatggtgaataaccgttctgtggttgaacaagctcatgagatacagtgcattgtgaaggaacttgaactccttaaatgtgttctacccgacaaattcgtggctgggtgcatgattgaagttgcctccttcatggaggaatttcgccacaactctgaagcataagagacaggagatatcagttgaaaatctgattgcatctcttgatgttgaagaaaaagctcgggctaaagataccactgaaaaaggaggtgaggttcagcctactgctaacatggtgcagaggtacccacagaacaagaacaaagggaagaacaaacctgttttcaacaagcctaccaagactactaccttcaagaagaagaagttcaacaaggctgagctagagtgctacgcctgtgggaagcctggacacttttccaaggaatgccctgaacgtgcagaccgcagagggaaaacaagctccaagactgtcaacatggtgaccgctagcaatactgatgggtatggtaatttacctattgtgctttcagtatttcaatcatcttcgtggtggattgattcgggtgctaacgttcatgtgtgtgctgacatctccctgtttacttcttatcaggtcgcaagggattcttccgtcctaatggggaatgggtcacatgcttttgttcgtggcattggcacggtggatctgaagtttacttcgggaaagatcgtgcaactaaggaacgtgcagcatgtccctactatgaacaagaatctagttagcggctcccttctatgtcgagatggatttaaggtagttttagagtccaataaagtaatcgtgtcaagatttggacaatttataggaaaaggctatgagtgcggaggcttgttccgcttttctctttcagatttttgcaataagtcaataaaccaaatttgtgctagtgttaatgatgatgcaagtatttggcactctcgtttatgtcatattaattttggtttaatgtctcggctatccagcatgagtttaattccgaacttcacagttgccaaaggttctaagtgccatagttgtgtgcaatctaagcaacctcgaaagcctcataaggctgctgaggagagaaacttggcacctctagaactcatacattctgatctttgtgagatgaatggtgtgttgacaaaaggtggaaagagatatttcatgactttgattgatgatgcgactagattttgctatgtttatttgttgcaaactaaagatgaagcattagactactttaaaatctataaagctgaagttgaaaatcaactagagagaaagatcaagcgtcttaggtccgatcgtggtggagagtattttccaaaagtttttgatgaattttgtgaggaacatggtattattcatgagaggacgcctccctattcacctcaatcaaatggagtggccgagaggaaaaaccgcacattgactgacttggtgaatgccatgttagacactgctggtttatctaaggcatggtgggggaaggctctattgacttcatgtcatgtcctgaatagagttcccaacaataataaagagaaaaccccttatgaggagtgggttgggagaaaaccatcactttcttatttgcgcacttggggatgtttggcaaaggtcaatattcctattcctaagaaacgcaaacttggaccaaagacagtggattgtgtctttctagggtatgctcaacggagcattgcttataggtttttagtggtaaaatctgaagtacctgatatgcatgttgatactataatggaatctcgtgatgcaacattttttgagaacatatttcctatgaaagatatgcatagcattgctagattttcttctgagataattcctgaatctagtacaactgatgaatattttgaagaatcacatgaggaagtccttgagaaggataacaatgaagttcctagaaggaacaagagacaaaggattgcaaaatcctttggtgatgatttcattgtataccttgtggacgacacacccaagacgattgcagaagcatatgcatctccggatgtagatgattggaaagaagctgttcataatgagatggactcaattctttctaatggaacttgggaactaactgatagaccatatggttgtaaacctgtggactgtaagtgggtgttcaaaaagaagctaaagcctgatggtactattgataagtacaaggcgcggctagtggccaagggctacactcagaaagaaggcgaagattactttgacacctattcacccgttgctagaatgaccaccattcgagtgttactttccttggctgcctcttatggtcttatcattcatcaaatggatgtaaagacagcttttctcaatggagagttggaagaggagatctatatggatcagcctgacgggtttgtggtaaagggtgaagagagaaaggtgtgcaagttgttaaaatctttgtatggtctgaaacaggcacctaagcaatggcatgagaagtttgaaagaactctgacttctgcaggatttgtcattaatgaggctgataggtgtgtttactatcgccatggtgggggcaatagtgtcatattatgtttgtatgtcgacgacatactgatctttggtacaaacattaatgcaattaatgaggtcaagtcttttctatcaaaaagttttgacatgaaagatctgggagaagccgatgtaattctaaacatcaaacttattaaggatgagagtgggattacattaaagcaatctcactatgttgagaaggtcttgaaccgattcggttttatggatagcaagccttctccaacaccttatgatcccagcgtgacactcagaaagaacaagaaagaaacgagagatcaattaagatactctcaaattgtcggttcactcatgtacttagctagcgctacaagaccagatatctcttttgctgtgagcaaactgagtaggttcatgtccaacccgggtgatgatcattggcatgcactagaaagggtcttgcgctatctgagaggtactatgagttacggaattacttattcagggcatcctgctatgctagaaggatatagtgattcaaattggatctccgatgttgatgtactttacgcaacaagtgggtatgtatttactcatggtggtggcgcagtgtcatggaggtcttgcaagcaaaccatattgacgaggtcaactatggaagcagaattaactgctttggacacagctactgttgaggcagaatggctgcgtgagctcttgatggacttgccggttgttgaaaaacctgtaccggctattcttatgaattgtgataaccaaacggttatcgctaaagtgaacaattctaaagataatgcaaagtcatcaagacacgtgaaaagacgtttcaagtctgtcaggaagttgagaaactccggagtaataactgttacgtatatacaaacagacaaaaacctggcagatccctttacaaagggactatcacgaaatgtgatagatattgcatcgagggagatgggtatgagacccatagatgttacaccatagtggtaacccaacctttgtgatcggagatcccgtgaattaggatctgggaagaacaagctattggttaactgaggagagtaataacttatgatcgtctccaagtgaagatgcaaaactctcagagctgtaaggctcagatctgtaaggcaggttggcaacatgccttaatgtggttctattggatataattagcaaagatgctgtcctacagagcagtcttgaaagaacacacctatatgagttctgactgtaaacgtcgcagtctatgagatttgggtgatctctagtaagctcacgaagagaccagggagtatgacgtataagctccaaaccgcggggtagcctaccgtcgttcaggtactggttaagactttgagtgaaacctgttcacacaaaactagcaattcaaggcatagtccattgtccagttgtgaatggatgtagcttaaagttctaggcagaagttcaacttaacagtctctgctgaaacactggtatattaaacaagtggtgagagaaggcaaatctctaaatgggtatttgagatctggtgggggattgttagaattaatgggctaggcccatagcaatttctgaaatctcaaaacccatgtgtaaaatggcaagtggtggtgctaagtttagtcccaccttggaagttgaagaagagttggacctctttatatagtgggttctctccaccactctaagtggtgtgtgagaagagaaagggaaaaccacacgcgcgcgctcgctcgcctcgcctcgcctggcctggcctggcctggccgggccgggccgggccgggccgggccgtggcgaggcgaggcggcgcgtacatgcgacatgcgcgtgaatggtccgccgaaatccggtccgtctccttgcaggagcgcagcttccttttgccgttttatttttatgtcttggcagacaagtttttgatttcttgtccggtaagtatacgaattagaaaccgagtcggtttgggattgtggtcgcgacactgcggccagagacacaccgaaaaacacctagggttttgcctcatctcacaacttgcgctgccatcgtagtctactccatcccaaacgccggcgtgcatcggcgcgtgggagagcaggtctccggaaccgttcgtctttgcgatcctgcaccgggagaggacgaattaggtttttgggaagcgctgtgcgcgactgctcaaattcgtcatcacgggtcgtcttccgtccaagtcgggcggtgctactcatcgttgtattcatcgccgtcagcagcagatcgtcgccaacatcgtcatcaacactgtcgcacccataatagctaacgatcagtacgtccaacatcctctgttcatgtctgtttctacagctattgttacgtgtttgctgctgttatgcatgtcttgctgttcttctagtttgctagattattgcatgctagtatctcttctagtcatgaattatttactggaattaatcatgaacttgcctaatattccaacacgCGGGGCAGGAAGCCGGACCAGACCGCGTCGGAGTCTGCGGCGCTGAGGAAGGCACGGGAGACGGCGGCCGTGCGGCGGGCGTCCTACGGCGACGTGAGGGAGATGATCGTCGCGAGGAGCTCCTCCGGCAGGCGCGGGGTCTCGCGGGCTGCGGTAGCTGCCTCCATGGATCCCTGTCTCTTCTTCACGTTGGAACCAATCTGGCGGTTGCGCGATTGGCCACGGGAACACTACCGGAATCACATATTTTACCGACTGTCACGTGTTTACTAAGTTTTTTTAATTGACGTCAGATTAACGACAACTATAAGCACCGGAGCTAGCTGAAGGCGCGCCGTCGTTATCGCCTCTCCCTCACCGAAACCAGGCAGACCTTGTTGTCGTAGACAGTTAGAAAATCATCGTGCTAAGGCCTAAAAAAACCAGCGCACCAGAGCAGCAAGCATCGTCGATGAAGAGAGTTGTACATCGGAAAGATCAAACATATAACCACACAAATAAAGACGAACGAAAACTAGATCCAaatagatccaccgaagaccagcaccgaccgaatcTCGCGAGATTCGACGGAGACACACCTTCGTATGCCCTCCGGCAATGTTATGCGCATCATAGGGACGCGAAATTGAAGGTGAAAGACATTATTCCTACTGAGGGACATCACCACAGCCACACAACCCCAACGAAGACGTTGAACTTAACAAAAAATAGACCGGGTCCCTCCCGTCGGCGGGGGGCCGTGATCCTCCACACCTCGATGGCCCAAAGCCCATCGGAGGCGGGGCGGACCGGCGGCGACACCGACGGGAGGAGGAGGAAAGACACATAGAGTCGTCTGGTTGTTATGATGTCGGATTTTAAACATGACAAATCGAGTCTTTTATGGCAATTTATGGTTGTGTGGGGATGACAAATTTAGTTTACAAACACTGTAATTTTCTAAAA
This window of the Triticum aestivum cultivar Chinese Spring chromosome 5D, IWGSC CS RefSeq v2.1, whole genome shotgun sequence genome carries:
- the LOC123125422 gene encoding F-box protein PP2-B1-like codes for the protein MRLDRATGAKCFLISARALHISRGETPASWQWIHLRSDEMQGNERFSEAVRLRKVSWLEICAKMQCRMLSQNSAYATYMVFKLADSGFNKLDYPFQVASVGIGWYRSTRKVCLQGYMEVGDDGVTRKHIWRSSWEENWRPCKRSRVTGAIHLKDKIVLPWRRADCWMEVELGEFYNEEGGDGEVSVGLMQTTGGYKSGLVVLGVEIRSKQ